ATTCATGAGGGGTCCATTCATGAGCATTAGGGAGGAGCACCAGGTAGAGAGGGAAAGTACAGTCCCTGGGGTCTGGACTTTTTGTGACTCTTCCCTCTTTTTGGGGAAAAGGACTTCAAGCTTGAGTTTTCTTTGGTGGGGTTGGGTATTGCTTCTTCCATATTCCAAGTCTCAGGACCCTCAGGGGCAGGTGCCAACTGAGAGTGACCCCCCAGAGGTGGAAAGGACCCAGCATCATTTCTGAGGACACCCGGTAGAGGAGTAGCCTGGAGATTTGGCCTCCCATCCTGGCTCTGGGCATGGCCTTGACGCGTCTTCATCCTTGTTTCCTCCTTTGGACAATGGAGATGTTCATACTAGCTGGTCTCTGAGGGCCCTGCCAGCTTTAGCCATCCCTCCCCACACCAGCTAAAGGGACTAATTCCTCCGAACTTTCATGGGTCAGATAGAGGCAGGGGAAGggacagccccagccctgggaggCAGGTCTCCTTACCTTCTTCCAGTTCCTTCACAGGAATCACGCACTTGAAGCCACAGTGCAGGTAACAACACTTCCTTTCCCCCAGACAGTCCTGGTCTGTGTGACACTGGGGAGGATCGGACTTGAAGCAGCGTACGTTGTCAGCGGGGCAAACCCCTGCTTTCTCTATACCTAGTGGAGGAAGCCACAAGGTGAGATGAGAACTCCAGCCCCAGAGGGCCCCTCAGGACctctccccagcccagccccaccctgcTCCACCATGTCTGCTCACCCTTTTTAACTCCCTCCACAGCCACCAGGGTCACAAGAGCGAGAGACACCATGAGGACCAAGAAGCTACTGGACCCCATGTTGCCAGGCAGGTGCTTGGCTGGGAGCTGGGCTGAGCCTGACTTTATAGTGTCCCTGCTGGGCGTGCCAGTGGGTGGAGCTGAAGGCTCAAAATGGCAAGGGAGGCTGCACTTCCCAGCTCTATTTGGAAATGGCCCCTTTTGAGGAGGGACTTGGGGCTTTCCCTAAGGCTCCGCACTGGAATAGAAGAAGAAATCCAAGAGCAACTCTCGTTCTTCACACGAGGAGAAGAAATGGACACCTGATTGACCATTAGGCACCACCAGGGCCAAACTGTCTtatggaaggaggaaaagaagcacAGAAAGGGCATGAAATTACTCAAGTTCACACACGAGGCAGTGGCAGGGCCAGACTTCCTCAACTCCACCATGTTCTCTATCAGTCCCTCTTCATGCCTGATTCACCTGGGACCAAAATCTTCCCTCCTTCCTGTGCTACCCTGGACTTGTTCTCAGTTCTCACTTCAACCCAAGGAAGAATCTGAATGGCAGTGCCTAAAATGTCTGTCCTGAACATTCACTCTCAGCCTTGCGCTCCAGCACCGTGTGCTCCTGCCCCCCGCCAATCTCATGTGGCCTGGAGGAAAGCAGATTTTGGACCtgtcaccagctgtgtgactttgaaagCAGCTTCACCTTTCTAAGCCTCCGTTTCCTCATTCATACAATGAGCACAATAATTATACTGTATCGTCTTCATAGGATTTGTTTTCCCTCCTCTGCCCCTGCATCCCCCAAATTCCTGGATTTGGAAGAAgacatgggtgtgtgtgtgtgtgtgtgtgtgtgtgtgtgtgtgtgtctgagaccAGGCTTTTGGAGTCCTTTCTTTGAATGGGTACTGAAGAGAGGAAAATCCTTCCTGTTGGAAAAGTTGCAGATATAAGCCCAGAAACTCCAGAAATTTGGTCCTGGCCCTAGTGAGAGAGAAATTCTGAGAAGATAAATCTAAGATGCTGATAAGAAGGGATGAGAGATGGACAGGGAGTAATTTAGAGGATATCTAGTCCTTCACTAACCTTTTTCCTGAGATCAGCCCCACTCATACTCAGGGTGAGGTTACCACCCAATACATTCACCCTTCTGCCTAAGCTGGTCTGAATTGGTTTTCTGTCATTTACTAACAGGACCCCTGAGTAATGCAAAGATTTGGATTTGGGGTGTTCCACACCCTAAAGTGTGGAAGGGACTGAGTTGGGGTTAAGTGGAGGCAGTTGGCTACCTCCATTCCTGGAAGTGAGCCAACTCCTTATTAGATGGTGAATCTTTGGTTACAATCTCACCAGTCATATCCTTGGACTCAGATAATTTGGATACCAGGGATGGAGTCTGGAAAGTTAATAAACAAATACTATAATGTTGGAATGTATTGGCTATTTTCTCCTCCAGCTTTTTATTATGAACtttttaaacatacagaaaaattgaaataacaGAACAATGATACTTGTATACCTACAACTGGATTtaacaattattaatattttgggaTATTTTAGAATACCTATAGCTACATTtgttgaaatatttgaaatgaaattgaaaacattatgttccTATTTCCTAAATACATCAGCATGCAAATTCTAAGAATAAGGATATTCTTCAATATAATCACAAAGCCATTATCATATCTAAGATAATTAATAGTTTCTGCATGTCATCTCATAGCCAGTTCATATTTGTTTCTCCAGTTCTCCCCAAAATGTCATTTGTAATTGACTGTTGAtgatacttctttaaaaaaagtattgtaAAATAAATCCTACTTATGAAAGAATGTAATCAACATTCTATaccttttgaaaaagaataataaacacCTATGAACCTATCAATTTAGAATAGGACATTACCATCCCTACTTCAGAGGTAACCACTATCTTGAACTTTCTGTTAATCATCctcatgttttcctttaaagTTTTGCTCTCTTGCTATGGCTTGCTTAGTGatacatgttgtttaattttatgtaagcATAATTATGGCCTaagtattcttttgtatttttcatgctttgctcaacactgttttttttttaaattgtagtaagAAATATATACTATAAGACATGAcctcttaatatatttttaagtgcataCTACACTATTGTTAATTGTGGGCACAGTGTCATACATTaggtctctagaactttttcatcttgtgtGACTGAAACCCACTGAATagcaactccccattttccctccCCCAGACCCTTGGAACCACCATTCTGTTTTCTGCTTCTATATGTGACTACTTTAGACACCTCATAAAAGTGGaattatgcaatatttgtccttttgtgactagcttattttgcttag
This window of the Pongo abelii isolate AG06213 chromosome 21, NHGRI_mPonAbe1-v2.0_pri, whole genome shotgun sequence genome carries:
- the WFDC12 gene encoding WAP four-disulfide core domain protein 12, which codes for MGSSSFLVLMVSLALVTLVAVEGVKKGIEKAGVCPADNVRCFKSDPPQCHTDQDCLGERKCCYLHCGFKCVIPVKELEEGGNKDEDASRPCPEPGWEAKSPGYSSTGCPQK